In Zingiber officinale cultivar Zhangliang chromosome 9B, Zo_v1.1, whole genome shotgun sequence, the genomic window TAATATGTTTAGATCTATATTGATTTCACTTTTATGGGCACAATTTATTTTTTCTCTAGACATAGGAGACAGCCTAATGTGACTATCGATGAGAATCTCTATAATTCATGGAGTTGTATGCACATGAAGGGTTATGTTTCTCAAAGTTATTTGAACGGTTCATCCTAGTTCTCATGAATCTAAaatcatatattttaaatttagagtattCATAActaatatttatatatttcatTTCTCTCACACTAGTGGTGGCTTCACTCAATATGTCAATCTAAGATTTTTAGTAACGATTCTTATAAAGTGAGAGCGTGATACACTAGGGCACAATAAGAACTATAtgataattgtttttttttttttgtagatgaTAGCTAAACTGGACAAGAACTAAAGCATGAAATATAAACTACCACCTTAATAAACAaaagcatttaaaaaaaatagagttaCCAAATTTATCAGAAGTATGAATTGCAAACCCAATCTAATATAAAAATTGCCACAAGGTTTGAATCTAAATGCCTTTTTCTTGTAATCTTATTAGGCTTGtattgaagtttgatttgttgTACAAGATTTACTTTGTAAACCGTCTTATACAGTTATACTAGATCAGGGAAAACATATTTTAGTAACATAACTAAAATAACCCTACACTACGTCATTCTACCAACTTGTGATCCCTCAAACCTAACTGAGCATCTGTAAATTTTAGCACGTGTTTTTTTGTTGTAAAATTCTCTCATCACTCTTAGGTTAACAGCCCATGTATTGCTATTTATAGTTTCAAACAAAAATTCAAGGTTATCCACTTGCTAAATGTGCTTATATCACCCACCTTGTTTGCTGCTGCAGATTGTGAGATTATCAGGTGCCACCCAAGATCTGCCAAGGTCGGTCATCTGTAATGTCCATGGTGTAAACCCTAAATTCCTCGAGGTAGGGAAAACAAAGCATGAGCTAAAACAGAGAGGTCAGATAGCATTTCCCAAAGGTGCCTACTTCATTGGAAAGATGGTTTGGAGTAAAGGTTATACAGAACTTCTCCAGCTACTCTCGAAATTCCAAGATGAACTTTCTGATTTACAGATAGACTTGTATGGGAATGGAGAAGACTTCAATGAAATTCAAGAATCTTTCAGTGAATTGACCCTGGATACGAGAATTTGTCCTGGTCGTGATCATGTCGATTCTATATTTCATGAGTAAGTTAATAACTGATTTGCCTCTGCATTGCATGTTTCTCATTCTCGTAATTGttgatatttcaaaaattaatattcTTCTTTCGCATTTCAGCTACAAGGTGTTCATTAACCCGAGCACTACAGATGTAGTTTGTACAACAACAGCAGAGGCTCTTGCAATGGGGAAGATTGTTATTTGTGCCGACCACCCTTCAAATGAATTCTTTAAGCAGTTTCCAAATTGCTATACATACAATAGCGGCAAGGAGTTTGTGAAATTAACACTTAAAGCTCTCGTCAAAGAACCTGCGCCGATCACAGACAATCTTCTACACGAGCTATCATGGGAGGCAGCCACAGAAAGGTTTATAGAGGCTGCTGAGCTAAAGGAGATCATACAGGAGAAAACACTTTCCTCACCAAAGCCTTTCATGGCAATGTCTTCCGATGACTGGAAGAAGAGTCTTGAGGAAGCATCTGCATACCTGCACAATGCAATATCTGGAATCGAGGCTGCACGCTATGCCTTTGGTGCGATTCCGAACACCCTACAACCTGATGAACAACAATGTGAGGAGCTTGGTTTGCCTTTCGAACGTAAGCTGTTCGACGGACGTTCTGCTGCTCCTGATACTGACCTATCAAAAATGACTTAAATTCAGTTAGAATATAGTTTCTACCTTTCATGTTTTGCTCTGTGAATTATGCACGATTCGGAGTACTTAGCCAAACCTAATCCCATGAGTTAAGCAAAAGATGTAAGAGTGGAATAATGGACATGTACAAGCATTTGCAGTTTGCAGTTGCATGATTATCAGTATGTTTTGAAGCGTTTAGCCACTCTGTACCTAAATTCTATGTGTATTGTGGCTattgttttcaaaaaaaaaaatacttggtgATTTGTATATCCTTCTAACTTTATATTTTATCTTGTTTTTTTCGTTGGCATCATATATCAGCATATACCAATTTAGGATGATGGGTTTGATATCATGGAAATTTTTTATTGATCAGGATAAATCAAAAAGTGTTTAGATGATCCATCAGTCTAGTAATTTTAGATTAACcgtctattaaaaaaaaatacttagtaaGTTGTTGCCCCATGGCTATATTATATGGGGTTGATGTTGCATACAAGAGTCTTAAAAATAAATTCGAAGTAATAAATATTTACATTAAATTGTTTCTTTTGGAACCTCTAAATATGCCATTTATGTATATGGTAGAAAAAAAGTCCTCTATGATCAGCTTTCCGATTTATTTCTTTATAGATAGATGATTGTGAGGTGATCGTGTAGAATTGTTGGATGACATATTTTACCTTTTGCTATCATATTTATATTGTAGAAAATTaaaatagtatattttttttatttttactataaaaaaattcttaatttttttaaaattaaagggTGCTTTATATCTTAAAAATGTTATTTGTCTCCGGCAATTTTAGTCAATTGTTTTATGTTATAACAATtttgattgaaattaaattattttaattataataattttaattaaaagtgTTGTACTAGTTTTTAtaagttgaattaattttaactaaattaaaataattttaattaatattttgatcaatagtaAAATACTTTTTGAGATATTAAGGTGGTCCTTCAAGTATCGCttgttaaaaaatataatagTCTCTACAAAATATCTAATTAGTTAGAGGGTGGTAAAATTACTATAATAAGATAGCGATCAAATCTCGTCAAACGCATGCTCTCAGACAAAAACTCCTCTCACCCCTAACTACTTAGTGTTTGATTATAAGTTGACCTCATAATTTACCTCCCTTGACAAAATATAGGGACATAATATAAGAAACATTAGGGATAAATGTAATCATATTTTACAACAACTTCTTAAAAAATAATGGgcataaaatttaatattttttaatacctAGAGTACCTCTAATATTGAATTACATAATAAAAAAAGCTTATAAAATAACATTTAAAATATAtaggataaaaattaaaagggtgtCCATATTGACGGCTAGCTTCTACGTGTAGTGAATAGTTGACTGTCCAGTATCTAAGAGGTGAGAGAAGGAATTGATCCTTTGTCTCATTACAATAAAATTGTCACCATTTAGCCAATTGGATATCTCCATGGATACATTGATTTTGCTTATATTTCAACGAGTAAAATAAACTAAAAGGATATAATACCGACTATATTTTAAATGAACATTATTTAATTAGGATTGATTGTGCAAAAACTAGTAAATAGTTATTACACTATGTAATAATTTGTTGCTATCTTTTACAATAATATCATCTTTATTGGAGAatgtaaaataatattttaattaataaaataaattaagtgaactTATCGATTTTGTCAAAAATTGTTAGTGCTGGTTAAGGATATTTTTGAGATAAAATTAAAACActcattattatttaattttattaacaatgAATTAACCGTGATCATTTTCAATGTGGCTTCGTTCGGTAGGTGCGGCGCCGACCCTTAAATTTCATTGCTTTCCCGGCGTCATCGCAAAACCTACCTCCAGCAAGAGCGTCGCCGGCCTTCCTCTCTCAAGAAACCATCTCGCTCTCATCA contains:
- the LOC122023799 gene encoding digalactosyldiacylglycerol synthase 2, chloroplastic-like, whose protein sequence is MEQKKHIAIFTTASLPWMTGTAVNPLFRAAYLAKDCNWEVTLVIPWLSLKEQVLVYPNKIIFNSPVEHEAYIRSWLKEKAEVVSEFNIIFYPGKFSKEKRSILPVGDITETIPDELAEIAILEEPEHLTWYHHGRQWKTKFQSVIGVIHTNYLEYVKREKNGQIQAFLLKYVNGWVTQIYCHKIVRLSGATQDLPRSVICNVHGVNPKFLEVGKTKHELKQRGQIAFPKGAYFIGKMVWSKGYTELLQLLSKFQDELSDLQIDLYGNGEDFNEIQESFSELTLDTRICPGRDHVDSIFHDYKVFINPSTTDVVCTTTAEALAMGKIVICADHPSNEFFKQFPNCYTYNSGKEFVKLTLKALVKEPAPITDNLLHELSWEAATERFIEAAELKEIIQEKTLSSPKPFMAMSSDDWKKSLEEASAYLHNAISGIEAARYAFGAIPNTLQPDEQQCEELGLPFERKLFDGRSAAPDTDLSKMT